The stretch of DNA TATGTGCCTGACGAGTATTGGCAATCTCTTGAGGTGGCGCATAATCACGCCTATGGATATCCTTAATCTTCTTGTAGAACTATCAATTTTAGTGAAGGAAGTCTCTCTGAAGTTTCTGTCACTCTTTATTGAAGTGGTACCATATTGGAGCATGTTTTCATGTTACCTCTAGCTCTTACCATTGTTTTATATCCTTAATAACGTGAGCACACATGGGTATCTTACTTGGGAGTGGACTGCTAAGATTCGAGGCTACCTATATCCATCTATCTTTACTATGCTTTATAAAGCCCTTGATCTATTGGGCATGGATTCCTTCTTCACCATTGTGAGTATTTGTACTTGtatcttttaaaaatttcaccCGTATCTTCCAACCTTCTCACTTGCATCACCCAACCTGCTCAAATGTATCCTCTAGTACTTTTACCAATATCATTAATTCAGCCTTCCTAACTGTATCGTACAGCCTCCTCActtctttttattaataattaattacctTCTATCAGGTCCTCTATAATTGCCTGGAACATTCTGTattgttttctgttttgttattaattcaatttATTTCTTGTCTAGTTATATTTCGCAAAAGAAATGTTGCAAACTAAAGGCAGTTGTGTTTAGGTGAAGTTACCCAGACTTCTACAGGCCTCATTCTACGCTCTTAGCGATCTCTACCTCTTCAAACTGTCGTGCAAGTTGGCTGGCCCTCTGGTAGGCGAGTGGACGCTGTTAGTCAACTCTCTCTGTTGGTTTACCTTCTACTGCTCTTCTCGCACCCTCACCAATACTATGGAGACAGCACTGATAGTCATAGCTCTTTACTATTACCCTTGGACGAAGCAAGCAGCAAGGTAAGTCGGCATATCTGTATATATTACTAGCTTATTTacgatatttatatatttcatagTCGTTGTCTCAAGGTTTCTGTAGCTTCCCGAGTTGGCGATGTCTGTTAGCTAGCTGTGGCTGGGTCTATTTTTTCAGGTAGCGGCCTAGTATCAGATGGCAGCAGGATCACTTTCTTCCTCGGTCTACCCTTTACCTTTGCCAGTACCATTTGCTTTTGCCAGCCTTTGATAATCATACTTATTATCAACTTCATAAAGTCTTTATAGCTGCTGTAAATTGGTGTTATAATTCTCACGAAACCTTACAAAGAATCTTGGTTTAGAATTTTTGACTGCATAGTTGACTACTGGACTGTATATAAATTGCAAGAAACGGAAGCAGTTCTTTGTGAATAATTATAAGTTAGCAAATTTGTAACTAACTGGTAGATGCATCTTTTCTGATTGTGGCTATGCGTTGCAATGAATTGCTTGTGAAAATTTGAAACCCGTGTTATTTGAGCTAAGGATGTGGTATATAGTACAATTGTGCTTGATGGCTTTTTTACCATTTGCCTCTATGACTGGCAGATCTGGTGGCACTTGGCGATATCTCTGGATTGCTGCCATTTCGGTAATGGTGAGGCCAACAGCTGTCATTGTATGGATTCCGCTTTGCCTTAACCATATCTTTGCAATGAGAAAACAAGTTTGGAGCACCTTTGTTCTCTATTTCCTCACTGGGTATAGTAGGCCTTTAATCTACTTGATGCGCTTTATCTAGTAAAGAATCTTAGTTCTGGATCGTAAGGGTAGTTGCTTTCACCCGTAGTAGTTGTTTACTATCTGCGTTTTTTCTGTAACTCCGTATTAAAAGAGAGTGTATTTCATGTGCATATTTGTATGTCATTTCTTGTAGGCTGGCGTTTGGGTTCATTTCAATGAGGATCGACAAAGCCTTTTACGGTCAATGGTCACTTGTGCCACTCAACTTTTTCCAGTTTAACATTAATCGACAGATATCACATATCTATGGTACATAATACTATGATAAGTCATGTGTCTATGGTACATAATACTATGATAAGTCATTTGTCTACGGTACATAATACTATGAAAAGTCATATGTCTATGGTACATAATACTATGATAAGTCATATGTCTATGGTTCAACATAGTATGATAACTGGCATGTCTGTCGTATATAATTATTAGTATAGTAACTTGTATGTCTACGGTGTATCATGGCATACCGTATATCaccacatataagcctatctgGCATATGAGCGAACCATAAAAAAGAGCCCTAAAATcatgaaatttataaaaatttgcataTAAGCCGATCCTATCGAATGTACCTATGTACCTATCCTATGTACCTATCGAAgcaaaaagttgcaaaaatgGAGCGATTTTTGTATGCTTAGTGCAAGACGTTTCAGATTGGTGAGTAGTTGtataattagcatattgtgccTTCGTTTAATCTAACGGAAACAATCACTTGTTTGCTTGAGCCAGTAGAAAACATAATTGCATCTCACGTTAagcatagttttgctttgcaaaaacactttttgtagCTATTTCTTTTTCGTGATGatcagacgcattacagctatgtaggtttcacaaattgtaAATCAATGGACTTATGATTATCTATTGGTCGGTAGCAGCAGTGACagtgaatatttatttttaacagcaGTACAGTTGAGCATGTCCCGAGTCACGCGAATTACCACTATTATTATACCGGTAATAGCTTAGAGCTACAAGCTATTATAATAGTAGTGGTAATTCGTGTGACTTTTTGTTCTCCTCATACAACCATGGGGGACAAGTTGAGCATGTCCCCCATGGTTGTATGTGCAGGACAAAAGGTATTCTAACTCATTCTGCAACATATTTGTGGCCAttttatggcatcagatgaTGTAGAATTTTATGGTGATTTGgtcaaatgttatgacaacATATGGTCCAATGTCAAAGGTTGTACTGTATTTTAAGTTGTTTCGTACAAGTATTTATTTgctagcaaaagagttaatcaTATTAACTCTTTCATGATATTAAGTGAAACTCAACTGATGATATTAAGTTGATGAGCCATTATTAAAAAGCAgaataaaacatttgttttctTTCATGAATAAATCATACATTTCTTTGGCAAAAATTTTGTAATCACATGTGTCCCGCGTGAAATGCTAGCTGTCACGTGATTGACCAACCATGACTGCTATTGCAGTCATAGCATGCTATTATCAAACCAGAGCTGTATCATGTGGGTGTGCACCCCCTATCGTGAGAACAGAAGCTAAATAGAAAAGGGCTAAATGCACCTGTTCTGTTGCATTTCTTATTCAATGAATCTTCACGTATATGGCTTTTCTTCAAATGCCAGCCAACACTATTTTACAAAGCATACTGTCAGGCTACCAGTTGCATGCTTAGCACGGTTCGAGTTGTAGCTGTTGATCCTTCAGGTATTATTACTAACAGTCTAACCTTCaggtattattactatcagtttAACCTTCAGGTATTATTACTAGCAGTTTAACCTTCAGGTATTATTACTAGCAGTTGAACCTTCAGGTATTCTTACTAGCAGTTGAACCTTCAGTTATTATTACTAGCAGTTGAACCTTCAGTTATTATTACTAGCAGTTTAACCTTCAGTTATTATTACTAGCAGTTTAACCTTCAGGTATTATTACTAGCAGTTTAACCTTCAGGTATTATTACTAGCAGTTGAGCCTTCAGGTATTATTACTAGCAGTTGAACCTTCAGTTATTATTACTAGCAGTTTAACCTTCAGGTATTATTACTAGCAGTTTAACCTTCAGGTATTATTACTAGCAGTTGAGCCTTCAGGTATTATTACTAGCAGTTGAACCTTCAGTTATTATTACTAGCAGTTTAACCTTCAGGTATTATTACTAGCAGTTGAACCTTCAGTTATTATTACTAGCAGTTTAACCTTCAGGTATTATTACTAGCAGTTTAACCTTCAGGTATTATTAGTAGCAGTTTAACCTTCAGGTATTATTACTAGCAGTTAAACCTTCAGGTATTATTACTAGCAGTTGAATCTTCAGGTATTATTACTAGCAGTTTAACCTTCAGGTATTATTACTAGCAGTTGAGCCTTCAGGTATTATTACTAGCAGTTTAACCTTCAGGTATTTTTACTAGCAGTTAAACCTTCAGGTATTATTACTAGCTGTTTAACCTTCAGGTATTATTACTAGCAGTTAAACCTTCAGATATTATTACTAGCAGTTTAACCTTCAGGTATTATTACTAGCAGTTTAACCTTCAGGTATTATTACTAGCAGTTGAGCCTTCAGGTATTATTACTAGCAGTTTAACCTTCAGGTATTATTACTAGCAGTTTAACCTTCAGGTATTATTACTAGCAGTTTAACCTTCAGGTATTATTACTAGCAGTTAAACCTTCAGATATTATTACTAGCAGTTGAACCTTCAGGTATTATTACTAGCAGTTTAACCTTCAGGTATTATTACTAGCAGTTGAGCCTTCAGGTATTATTACTAGCAGTTTAACCTTCAGGTATTATTACTAGCAGTTTAACCTTCAGGTATTATTACTAGCAGTTTAACCTTCAGGTATTATTACTAGCAGTTAAACCTTCAGATATTATTACTAGCAGTTTAACCTTCAGGTATTATTACTAGCAGTTTAACCTTCAGGTATTATTACTAGCAGTTGAGCCTTCAGGTATTATTACTAGCAGTTTAACCTTCAGGTATTTTTACTAGCAGTTTAACCTTCAGGTATTATTACTAGCAGTTTAACCTTCAGGTATTATTACTTGCAGTTTAACCTTCAGGTATTATTACTAGCAGTTGAACCTTCAGGTATTATTACTAGCAGTTGAACCTTCAGGTACTCTTACTAGCAGTTTAACCTTCAGGTATTATTACTAGCAGTTGAGCCTTCAGGTATTATTACTAGCAGTTTAACCTTCAGGTATTTTTACTAGCAGTTAAACCTTCAGGTATTATTACTAGCAGTTTAACCTTCAGGTATTATTACTAGCAGTTTAACCTTCAGGTATTATTACTAGCAGTTTAACCTTCAGTTAttattactaacagtttaaCCTTCAGGTATTATTACTAGCAGTTTAACCTTCAGGTATTATTACTAGCAGTTAAACCTTCAGGTATTATTACTAGCCGTTTAACTTTCAGGTATTATTATTAGCAGTTGAACCTACAGTTGAACTATTCGCTGTATGGACACACTCCTGGCACTGGTGTGTTACAATATTACGGCGTACTGACACACTCCTCACACTGCTACGTTACACTATTACGCTGTAGGGACAACACCCTTCTGGCACTGGTATGTTCTACTATTATCCTGTAGGGACACACCCGTGGCACTGGTATGTTACACAAGGCATTCCATTCATTCTCTCGACTCATTGCATTCCACTTGTTGCCGGCTGGAAGAAATGCAAAAACCGGTCTTTACAGACCATATTAATCTGGACTGTCTTCTCATATAGGTTTGTCAATCTCGAGCTTAGCAACTGAATTCATACATGTGATTTGTCGTGGCAGTGTGTTCAGTCATTGACCTTCCATGTTTTAATAATCAAATACCTTTTGTTTTACGGTTTAAAAAATTGTCAAAGAATTTCTGTTGCGGTAGTGTTCACTGTTTGAAGTTCCTAGTTATGCTCTCATATCAACTCGATTGAAGATATTCCCGGTTATGTACATGCAAACATAGCTACAGTAGGTGTTCcgataacgtaaataatcctttctaggaacgtttacgttaaatgaatttacgttataggcaCAGTAACATCCATGTAAATTACTTCAGCCGTTCCAAGATCATTCCAAACCCACCCATTTGGTCATGCAAAGAggaaaaacttataaatttttgGATATCCGGGTTGTCCCGTAAGTGCAGTATTTTTGGTTTGCACCGACAACTCTCTCAGATCAATTTTACAGGCTTTATCAGccatgattgcagtaatctTTACAATATGTTGATGGGGACATCTTTACAATACGTTGATGAGGAGCGAACATCTTTACAATATGTTGATGGGGACATCTTTGACATTGATTTACAAAGATTTGCTATTTTCTGTCTAAACAatgtctattctgcaaagtaaaactaataacaaatattttatatgtctacaaaaagcaaaacaacaaaatattttgactaTAACAACGCGGTACTTCCTGTACACCATTTATTTGTActcaggggtcaaggttagaatgAAAGAAGACTTTCGACGAAACTCCAACTCGTCACGTTTAGATCCGTAGACCGaagctgtaacacctgcaccaatcgatcacctTTGTATTATGAGAAATTGCCCAGCTAACTgttctctgttttgttgacacatctgacgatctatcataACAATGTAGAATGTCACAAAAATGGTATATATAATTAGATATGGCTTTATACGCATGTCACTTTTCTCTCGAATTTGTGGCGAGATTAAATAACTTCCAAATCGCATATGAAAACTCGCCctacttgacactttacgttatgtAGAATGTTTTGCGTAATAgtaagcaaaaacttcacataaatcctttacgttatctggaatttacgtcaTATGAGGTACACGTTGTAGCGGCGTCTACTCTATTTCCTTATGGGCTTGCTTATGGTTCACTGCTCATGCATATGTTTGAGGGCTAATCACTAGCAACTGAAACTTTAAGTTTAAGGAAACTATGCTTGAGTAATATCATTCTTAGACTTACCATTCTCTCATCAGGCCTCTTTTCTCTTGCAGTCTCTTTTCTCTTGCAGTCTGCTGGCGCACAAAGAGTTTCGGTTTGTGCTGCCCATGGTTCCTATGGCCATGCATGTTTGCGGTTACTATATAACAGTTCTCCACCAGCAGTCTTCGCAAAGGAGCAATGACTCTGATCCAGTAAATGAAGAAGCAGTGCGGTCCCACTTAAAAAAGGTATGTTTCGAAGGATCTCAGGCGTTGTCTTTGTTCTCACGTTTTTTTGCTGTTTGCtactgtttgaaaaagtttagaCTTTAATTGCTCTGGAGTAGATGTATTGTTCAATGCAAAGATTcaattttcttataaaaaattcTATTGTAAGAAataattctaatttttttttctaaggttttttcaaataataaagtTCTAACTCCTTTATTCACATATTTCCTGGTTGGTTAGGCCGAGTCTTCGTCATAAAATGTGACTCAAACTGTGCTGCATTACTGTTTCAATCTATTTAGTACGCAGTTCTTCTCAACCCTATCGCTCGACCCTTATAGCTCAAGCCTTGTAGCTCAAGTCTTATAGCTCGAGCCTTATATCGCAAGCCTTATAGTTCAAGCCTTATATCTCAAGCCTTATAGCTCAAGTCTTATAGCTCAAGCATCATAGCTCAACCCTTGTAGCTCAAGTCTTATATCTCAAGTTTTATAGCTCAAGTCTTATAGCTCAAGCCTTATATCTCAAGCCTTATAGCACACGCCTTATAGCTCAAGCTTTATATCTCAAGCCTTATAGCTCAAGTCTTATAGCTCAAGCCTTATAGCTCAAGTCTTATAGCTCAAGCCTTATAGCTCAAGCCTTATAGCTCAACCCTTATAGCTCAACCCTTATCGCTCAACCCCTATATCTCAAGCCTTATAGCTCAAGCATCAGCTCAACCCTTGTAGCTCAAGTTTTATATCTCAAGTCTTATAGCTCAAGTCTTATAGCTCAAGCCTTATAGCTCAAGCCTTATATCTCAAGTCTTATAGCTCAAGTCTTATAGCTCAAGCCTTATAGCACACGCCTTATAGCTCAAGTCTTATAGCTCAAGTCTTATAGCTCAAGCCTTATAGCTCAAGTCTTATATCTCAAGCCTTATATCTCAAGCTTTATACCTCAAGCCGTATAGCAATCCCAGTGCATCCATTAACTCTAGTTTACCTGTTGACTAGTGGGGGCTTGGCTCGGAAATGGAAGCTTAATACAGCTAGATTAGAGTGCGGGTGGTGTGAAATCTATGGAAGTGATAAGTGCTGGCTTAGTACACGCGTGTGCGCGCACTGCTCCTCTCACAACTCCTTTCACAACAGTACCTAATAGAAAGCAGAAGTTTTTCAGATTCGAGTGTATAAATGTTCTTACCGTTTTTTGCAGCTCAACTCTAAAAAAACGGACAATGATTCTGGTTTGACAGTATCAGAACTGTCTGACTCGGTTTCCGAATCGGACATAGTTGCCAATGTACGAAGACGTCTTTCAAAGCCCCGCCTACACCGTCCTTGGTTTAGCCCCAAGACCATGCTACTTTTGCTTGTTGCTGGAAACTTGCCTATGATGCTCTACTTCTCTGTGCTCCACCAGCGGGGCTCTCTTGACGTTGTCAAATTTTTGCATGCAGAAAGTCTTGAGAAACCAAAGATGAGCATTATATTCTTGATGCCATGTCACTCAACTCCTTACTACAGGTTCGTGCCTCCCTATCACAGCCTCATTATATTGATTTGGTTCATACAAagtcattatttttcattatagGAGTTGTGATAACCCGTAATGGAAACTGCCCATTCCTTTACTTTCCACGAGACAGTCAAACAAGTTAACACTCCATGTGTTCTAATCACCAGAATATGTATATttcaccatatatatatatttatatatatatatatttatatatatatttatatatatatatttatatatatgtgtgtaaatatacatatatatatatggatacatGAAGTCGTATGCAATAAACAATTGACAATCATGCAAAGAGTGTGTGCTCAGTTGTAAGGATTGTAGCAGGCTCCTTTTTTATCCAGACTTCACAATAGGCACCTCTTTTCCTTCGTTTCTTTTCAGGCTGCTCAGCGGGTTCACCGGCAACCGAGCCTCTTATCATAGGGAGGCTCAGTCGGTCCTGCCGGCACTGGTCTAGGCTCAAACTACATATGAAATATGACTAACTGTGACAGCCTGTTGCGCTGCCGAGTTTTTAATCATTTGAACAGTTTTGATGCTGTGCTGACTTCCATCTCCTGTTATTTGTGGAATAAGCTTCCTTTTCAAAATTCAagcaactatatatatatatatagtttgtcaTCTGTCCTTCGATATTTTCAACTATTATAATAGCTATTAAAGTTTTGGAATTGAAATTCCGCATTGTGATGGATTTTaactcacagagattgcaacagcaagttttaaatccacgtgctctaccactgagctttACAAGGTGTATTGATCAAACGCATTGTCATATACCATATggcgtatgcacacgctaaatgacatattattttagcattgctccTATGCGTCACGATGCCCTTGTTGAgaatattttttgcccaactctaggaaacacgatgctttttcattgGGGCAAATTTTTTTCTGCCACACcaaatcaacaataatttctctcgagattaaaatttggcgatttgtgtactgatcaTATAGGTTGCTCGTCATGGCCAGTTCAGCGTAATCAGCTCCGGTAAAAATAGATTCGCATatggataaatgataaaattttagtttgaagtttaccaaaatacatactaaaactttcttcaagtCTGTTACtagtgagctaaattcatttaagttagattcagcatttatattacacgtctgtctcgaaggtaagaactttccacatagtacattgtaatgttatactatcttgtagatcataaccacaaaatgcatcATAGTTATTGTAGAtatctatagttactaaggttaagatattgttttgttactattttttaattatgatgatttttaccaggaggggattgcattagataattactatgggtttctataccactctatgtgcATCTATTATAGCCTATGATATTTTCACATGCTAACACTGAATTGAGCTAAAATCGTAGAATTgtacacaaaataatttttctttgtaGTCGTTGCAaaaagactatatttagccattacttgctatttttatttttcttcccaATTTATTTCATCGAAACACTTCTTTTAAGTTATGAAATTTAacagttacagttgtttgaaaaagttcgaaaacttttagttttatttttttatagtacttcatttgaactgcacaaaaacacttttctcatttcatgaagtttaaaagttagaatagcaaatgttgtatatatatgttgaatgaaaacaAATGTTCTGTCCaaggacttttttattacccgggcaatgccgggtattAGGCCTACAGCTAGTCTTCCTTTAAAACGCACACAGCATTGAGCTGAAATAGAATGACAAGTATAGGTAGACAAATAAATAATCTATGCTGCCATGTTTTCCAGAGAGGAGGAATTGGCCGACTCTTATAAAATCtttctttgaatttaatttactatGTTCGAATTCGGGGAAAGTCTGAACTAAGCTAAGAAGTCTGAACTAAGCTAAAAAATCTGAACTAAGAAGTCTTCTATAGTCTAGGCCATGTATAGGCAACTTACGGCCTGCCAGCCAAATCTGGCCTGCAAAGGCTTTTCATCCGGCCCACGGAGACCTTTGATaaatatgatttttatttttaaatttagaaaataaaaaagaatctcaaaaataaaattttccttAATGACAATTAAACTCCCTCCCTGAGAGTCTCATCAACCTCTGTATTCACGAGAAATAAtcgtaaataaataaaaatcatcCTTTAGCATCCATATCCTGACGTCAACATGATgttttgttaaataattttCAGCAGTCAGGACGATTTAGCGCGAAATATCTACCAGTTTTCCACAAAGAAAGAAATCTATATTTCTGatacatttttttttcttttaaatttcttgAACGCAACGAACCCAAAATGTCGTCATCAAAAAAGAGGAAAGTGGATAACGAATCTCGAGTGTTCAAGGAAAGGTGGATCAATGACTATTTTTTCACACAAATCAAAGAAAAACCAATGTGTTTATTGTGTTCAGAGTCAGTTTTTGTCATGAAAGAATATCATGTGAAAAGACACTACATTTCCAAACACTCATCTGTGTACGATAGTTTTCAAGGTGAACGTAAAAAACAAAAAGTCGAAAAACTGATGAAAAAATTGAATGAGCAGCAGACAATTTTCGTCGAGAAACATGATGACGCCGACAATGTTTTTCGTGTTAGTTACATTGTTAGAGAGAAGATCGCAAAACATTCGAAAAATTGTTCCTATGGCTAATTTGTGAAAGAGTGTCTACAAGCAGTAGGCTAGTTGATATTTTGCGTCCAGGTAGAAAAAAGAAATTGATAATATTAGATTGTCTTGTAGAACTGTAACAAGCCGTATTGACGAACTTGCTACCAATATAGAAACGGGCTTGAATAAACTTGCTTCGAAATTTAAGTATTTTTCCTCGGCTATTGATGAAA from Watersipora subatra chromosome 2, tzWatSuba1.1, whole genome shotgun sequence encodes:
- the LOC137386777 gene encoding GPI mannosyltransferase 3-like, with the protein product MLSMLTMRRQMQAKESERNALSGTSDYENERVGRTRRKRKRQNCHHDPWARELAQVIMGAYYWISKSTSIKPSLGNGLEDTMWSRFCSKEQSIFMGMLGYRLMSCLVVQTYYVPDEYWQSLEVAHNHAYGHGYLTWEWTAKIRGYLYPSIFTMLYKALDLLGMDSFFTIVKLPRLLQASFYALSDLYLFKLSCKLAGPLVGEWTLLVNSLCWFTFYCSSRTLTNTMETALIVIALYYYPWTKQAARSGGTWRYLWIAAISVMVRPTAVIVWIPLCLNHIFAMRKQVWSTFVLYFLTGLAFGFISMRIDKAFYGQWSLVPLNFFQFNINRQISHIYGTHPWHWYVTQGIPFILSTHCIPLVAGWKKCKNRSLQTILIWTVFSYSLLAHKEFRFVLPMVPMAMHVCGYYITVLHQQSSQRSNDSDPVNEEAVRSHLKKLNSKKTDNDSGLTVSELSDSVSESDIVANVRRRLSKPRLHRPWFSPKTMLLLLVAGNLPMMLYFSVLHQRGSLDVVKFLHAESLEKPKMSIIFLMPCHSTPYYSHIHTNITMRFLTCDPNLNATENYRTEAQRFFEDPIQWLRSEVVKGPNKHVYSHVTMFDSLEPKIEKFLSKGSYKLCSKHFYSHFPEEEEKSKYIVVYCR